In Afipia sp. GAS231, a single window of DNA contains:
- the ugpB gene encoding sn-glycerol-3-phosphate ABC transporter substrate-binding protein UgpB, which yields MRFLQLTALAAIALVSPAQAATEIAWWHAMSGELGKQLEKLAADFNASQSDYRIVPSYKGSYTETVTASIFAFRSRSQPAIVQVNEIATATMMAAKGAIYPVFELMRDQSEPFSPGAYLPAVTSYYSDVAGNMLSFPFNVSTPILYYNKDLFRAAGLDPEATPKTWPEVGTVAKRLRAAGAVCGLTTSWPSWINVENFSAFHNLPLATRANGFGGLDAELVFNNPLVVRHIAQLAEWQITKVFDYSGRGQSAEPRFQKGECGIFIGSSATRADIKANSKFEVGYGMVPYWPDVQGAPQNTIIGGATLWVLRDRPRAEYAGVAKFFAYLSRPEIQAAWHQNTGYLPITRAAFDLTRAQGFYDRNPGASISIEQMTLKPPTDNSKGIRLGSFVLIRDVIDEELEQAFSGKRTAQAALDYAAERGNRLLRQFERANPDR from the coding sequence TTGAGATTCCTGCAGCTCACGGCGCTCGCGGCCATCGCGCTGGTGTCGCCCGCGCAAGCCGCCACCGAGATCGCGTGGTGGCACGCCATGTCGGGCGAACTCGGCAAGCAGCTCGAAAAGCTCGCGGCCGATTTCAACGCCTCGCAATCCGATTACCGGATCGTGCCGTCGTACAAGGGCAGCTACACCGAAACAGTGACGGCCTCGATCTTCGCCTTTCGTTCGCGCAGCCAGCCCGCCATCGTTCAGGTCAACGAGATCGCGACCGCGACCATGATGGCGGCGAAGGGGGCGATCTATCCCGTGTTCGAACTGATGCGCGACCAGTCGGAGCCGTTCTCTCCCGGCGCCTATCTGCCGGCCGTCACCAGCTACTATTCCGACGTTGCCGGCAACATGCTGTCGTTTCCGTTCAATGTCTCGACGCCGATCCTTTACTACAACAAGGATCTGTTCCGCGCCGCGGGCCTCGATCCGGAAGCGACGCCGAAGACCTGGCCCGAGGTCGGCACGGTCGCGAAGCGGCTGCGCGCGGCGGGTGCGGTCTGTGGCCTCACCACATCCTGGCCGTCCTGGATCAATGTCGAGAATTTTTCGGCATTCCACAATCTGCCTCTGGCTACCCGGGCCAATGGCTTCGGCGGCCTTGATGCCGAATTGGTCTTCAATAATCCGCTGGTGGTGCGTCACATCGCGCAACTGGCGGAATGGCAGATCACGAAGGTGTTTGATTATAGCGGCCGCGGGCAATCGGCCGAACCGCGCTTTCAGAAGGGCGAATGCGGAATCTTCATCGGCTCGTCGGCGACCCGTGCCGATATCAAGGCCAATTCGAAATTCGAGGTCGGCTACGGCATGGTGCCGTACTGGCCCGACGTGCAGGGCGCCCCGCAAAACACCATCATCGGCGGCGCCACGTTGTGGGTGTTGCGCGACCGGCCGCGCGCCGAATACGCCGGGGTGGCAAAATTCTTTGCCTATCTTTCGAGGCCGGAGATCCAGGCCGCCTGGCACCAGAACACCGGCTATCTGCCGATCACCCGTGCGGCCTTCGACCTCACCCGCGCGCAGGGGTTCTACGACCGCAATCCGGGGGCGTCGATCTCGATCGAGCAGATGACATTGAAGCCGCCGACCGACAATTCGAAGGGAATCCGGCTGGGCTCGTTCGTCCTGATCCGCGACGTCATCGACGAAGAGCTCGAACAGGCCTTTAGCGGCAAACGAACGGCCCAGGCCGCGCTCGATTACGCCGCCGAGCGTGGCAACCGCTTGCTGCGCCAGTTCGAGCGAGCCAACCCGGATCGTTGA